AACGATACTTAATTACTTCCAATTGCCAACCTCTAACATTTGAGTCAAACAATAAACCATATCCACTAAGCAAAAAGTATACTAGTATCAAGTCCGGCACGTACCATAAACAAATGACAATGAAAAGATGCAGAGAAGATGACCTTGATGCACCAGCCACGCCCAAGAGCTTAATGCTTCTTTCTAGCATTGGTACTGCCCGTATCTACGAGTGCAAAACATGCAGCCGTAAGTTCCCATCATTTCAAGCACTCGGTGGCCACCGAACCAGCCACAAGAAAATTAAGTTAATTGCAGGCGAACAAGTGCCTGTAAAGCCAAAGACACACGGGTGCTCAATATGCGGCTTGGAGTTTCCGCTAGGCCAAGCCCTTGGCGGCCACATGAGGCGCCACCGTGCTGCTATCGAGAACTTTACTGATATTTCTACCAACAGAATTATTAATGACGATGATACAACGAATACGGTCCCTGTTTTGAAGAGATTTAGTAGTAGCAAAAGAATTTTGTGTTTGGAATTGACTTTGAGGCCTTACGAGATTGATTTAACGCTAAAGTTATAGACGAATGCTTATTCTGTTTAGTTTAGTTACTACTCTTCTTCGGTTTTATTTGTTCTTGCGTGTATCTTTGTGTCCATGTATAAATGCAGTCATGTAAATTGAAATAATGATTTTTTTTGGTTGGTAGTGAGGTTTGTTGTACACCCCTCCAGTGAGAGACAAATAACTTACCTGTTGTCACTTGCGACCCATATAAACTATGCGCGTATGTGTTTCATGTCCAAATCAAATCTTACACCAATTACTTCACCAAAGAATGGTGCCATAACAGGCCAGTTAATCACACAAGTTCATATACAATCAAACATGAACTACCCGATTTGAACTCAATTATAAATACATAAAAATTTGACTTATGTAATTTACGGAGTGATTATTATAACTGAGTTTGGCATGCGCTTATCAATATTTTGATGAGTTGTCCAGCTTGTTCACGAAATTTCCAAGTTCATCCAAGTTTATAGCCAATGTATTCATAATTTAGCTTTATGTTTGATTAGGTACCAAATTAGTCACTCGACTATTCACCTTTTTCTTCTGTTTACTAGTTTTTTTTGCTGAAAAACGGCGATAAACTTTTAACATATATCAATGTAATTTTCTTTTGGCTAAAATTTGTCATTCCACTAGCACAACTAGTGTCCAGCTCCCCCTTCGCCATTGTCACTGCTGGTACCTGACCCCTCTGAAGGGGAGTTAGAATACAAGAATGCTATTTCTAAGAGTATAGTGAAAGAAAGATTCTCTATCTTCCTAGTGATGGGTACCTATAATTGGCTAGCCTGCTCATCTTGCTACGATGACATACTTAAAAAGAAGCTATTTTGCTTCGAGGACATACCTACTATCTATCTCCTTTCTTGGACGTacttcactacaagaaaacatGGTTAAATACAACTGATTTACATTCGACTGCGCCTTAATTCGACCGCCGGCGGTCGAAACCTTTGGACACGGCTAAATTCGACTGGGCTCGGTCGAATTTAAACTGTCGTATTTAAACGGTCGTATTTACAAATAAATTCAACGTGCAGCGGTCGAAAAAAAATGGTCGAAATTAAAACGGTCGTATTTAGGAGTTAAATTCAACCGAAAATAAATTCGGTCGAATTTATAACGTGGAAAAAAAGAGCGGGAATTTTCCCTCCataaatattttttcatatactaaattcgaccgcaatcgatcaaaaattaatcttggatttggcgggaaatttccctctttttttttcaaattttgagCAAAATGGGAAAATTTCTTTTGCACTGAATTCAGTTGAATTTAGTGAAATACAAAAAATGACCATTGTCAATTAATATAAATGCGATCGTTTTcggttgattttttttttaaaacttaaaaacttatagtaattattttaattttagcttTATTAGGAAAAATATgcatttataatattcatttcaTGTACAAATATATTtgatacaatatatatatatatatatttataatatatgtGGGTGTGTGTATGATAATAGTATGTTGAATTTTATATTATAAAGTCTATAATTTAAATTACAGTCATTATAATTTTTGGAGAAAAATATTAGTAAGCCgataataaaaaaattcttaAGTCGCTACAAAATGTAGATTGTTAGATTAAATATGTAGTTACGGGTTATagttttgatatgaaattttggttatatcactaatatatatatatagttatttTAACTTTGCATGCTTTCGGTTTTAGCTTAATGCAAATTGGGTTAAGAACTTTAATTATATGCAATATGCATTCCTTATATTTCTATACTATTACAATAACCACCCCTTAACCAATTTTCTGTCAATTTTAACCGTTAAGTTTCAGTTGACTAGGGATAAAACAGAGATAACACAtagaaaatattaaaataaaatattaataaatttaaaatattgaaaaagatactaaaaaatataataattttaaaaaaattattagtcaaaccgatgtttgactgttaaaatggaaaaccaaataaaattattttaatttgaaaatttggttatatcactaatatatatatctattgacatccatacggttagatcgatgaaaaatattttaaaaaaaaaatcgaaacaccaatttaggacTAAACACTAATTAGCTGTATTGGTCAAACTAATGCCTGACTTTTAAAATTACAAtctaaataaattattttgatctgaaactttggttatatcactaatatatatatatatatatatatatatatatatatagacatccatacggttggatcgctgaaaaatattttttaaaaaattgaaatatcaattcaggactaaacactagttagttatactagtcaaattgatttttgactgttaaaatggcaaaccagataaaattattttgatatgaaattttggttatatcattaatatgtatatctattgatatctgtacggttggatcgatgaatactttttttaaaaaaaatcgaaac
The sequence above is drawn from the Apium graveolens cultivar Ventura chromosome 2, ASM990537v1, whole genome shotgun sequence genome and encodes:
- the LOC141688544 gene encoding zinc finger protein ZAT8-like, with the protein product MTMKRCREDDLDAPATPKSLMLLSSIGTARIYECKTCSRKFPSFQALGGHRTSHKKIKLIAGEQVPVKPKTHGCSICGLEFPLGQALGGHMRRHRAAIENFTDISTNRIINDDDTTNTVPVLKRFSSSKRILCLELTLRPYEIDLTLKL